In the Larus michahellis chromosome 6, bLarMic1.1, whole genome shotgun sequence genome, one interval contains:
- the POLL gene encoding DNA polymerase lambda isoform X1 produces the protein MEPQGIVKAFPKRKKVRDDSGKSIPPKIPKEEGSEISGAEWLKPVTAYVLQAGIGQARAEIFHKQIVQNGGVIRNQLSSEVTHVIVAEDMDCDRAFRLLKLTKLPSGLQLVKASWLSACIRDQKLLSTAGYGVFIPRRYLEEEELQKEQQQVLRGEEIQPPAEEGAVKPNTEAEVGNSSQRGLGTLGRQQLAEKISDDEDSEGEDASVTQGDLEALISGRYPVKSSEETSDSSSAVAQPASKWVCAHSSNSKKDNHNQCITEKLEVLAKAYSVQGDKWRALGYAKAINALKSYHKPVTSYQEACKIPGIGKRMAEKILEILESGHLRKLDHISESVPVLELFSNIWGAGVKTAQMWYQQGFRTLDDIRTKATLTSQQAVGLKHYTDFLERMPREEAAEIEQTVRQAALALKPGLVCVACGSYRRGKPTCGDVDVLVTHPDGQSHRGVFSKLLDSLHRSGFLTDDLVSQEDNGDQKKYLGVCRLPGPAQHHRRLDIIVVPYSEFACALLYFTGSAHFNRSMRALAKTKGMSLSEHALSTAVVRGPGGVKVASGHTLPTPTERDVFIQLGLPYREPSERDW, from the exons ATGGAGCCACAAGGGATTGTCAAAGCCTTTCCCAAGAGGAAGAAGGTGAGGGATGACTCAGGGAAAAGCATCCCTCCAAAGATCCCAAAAGAGGAAGGATCAGAGATATCTGGGG CAGAATGGCTGAAACCAGTCACTGCCTACGTGTTGCAAGCTGGCATTGGCCAAGCCAGGGCAGAGATCTTCCACAAGCAGATTGTCCAGAATGGCGGTGTTATACGCAACCAGCTTTCCTCAGAGGTGACACACGTCATTGTGGCTGAAGACATGGACTGTGATCGGGCCTTTCGTCTCCTTAAATTAACCAAGCTACCTTCAGGGTTGCAGCTAGTGAAGGCATCCTGGCTAAGTGCTTGCATCAGAGACCAGAAGCTGCTGAGTACCGCCGGCTATGGTGTCTTTATCCCTCGCAG GTACCTGGAGGAGGAAGAActacagaaagagcagcagcaggtcctgaGAGGTGAAGAGATCCAGCccccagcagaggagggagcagtGAAACCAAATACTGAAGCAGAGGTTGGGAATTCTTCGCAGCGAGGCCTGGGTACCCTTGGACGTCAGCAGCTGGCTGAG AAAATCTCTGATGATGAAGACAGTGAAGGAGAAGATGCTAGTGTCACCCAGGGAGATCTGGAAGCTTTGATTTCTGGCCGCTACCCTGTGAAATCATCGGAGGAGACCAGTGACAGCTCTTCTGCGGTGGCCCAGCCTGCCAGCAAGTGGGTTTGTGCCCATTCATCCAACAGCAAGAAGGATAATCACAACCAGTGCATTACAGAGAAGCTGGAAGTGCTGGCAAAGGCCTATTCTGTCCAGGGGGACAAGTGGAGAGCTCTGGGCTATGCCAAAGCCATCAATGCACTCAAGAGCTACCACAAACCAGTCACGTCCTACCAg GAAGCCTGTAAAATCCCTGGGATTGGGAAGCGAATGGCAGAGAAGATCCTGGAGATCTTGGAGAGTGGGCACCTGCGCAAGCTGGATCACATCAGTGAGAGTGTGCCTGTGCTGGAGCTGTTTTCCAACATCTGGGGAGCGGGAGTCAAGACAGCTCAGATGTGGTACCAGCAG GGTTTCCGGACACTGGATGATATCCGCACCAAGGCGACTCTCACCAGCCAGCAAGCTGTGGGGCTGAAGCACTACACGGATTTTCTGGAGCGCATGCCTCGGGAGGAAGCTGCAGAAATAGAACAGACC GTCAGACAAGCTGCCCTGGCCCTGAAGCCCGGGCTCGTGTGTGTGGCATGTGGCTCCTACCGTCGGGGGAAGCCCACCTGTGGAGATGTGGATGTGCTGGTCACTCACCCAGATGGGCAGTCTCACCGTGGAGTGTTCAGCAAGCTGCTTGACAGCCTCCACAGGAGCG GCTTCCTTACAGATGACCTGGTGAGTCAGGAGGACAACGGAGATCAGAAGAAGTACCTGGGGGTGTGCCGCCTCCCTGGACCAGCCCAGCATCACCGACGGCTTGACATCATCGTGGTGCCTTACAGTGAGTTTGCCTGCGCCCTGCTCTACTTCACTGGCTCAGCTCACTTCAACCGCTCCATGCGGGCCCTGGCCAAGACCAAGGGCATGAGCCTCTCGGAGCATGCCCTCAGCACAGCTGTGGTGCGAGGCCCTGGAGGCGTCAAGGTGGCATCTGGCCATACTCTGCCCACCCCTACAGAGAGAGATGTCTTCATTCAGCTGGGGCTGCCTTACCGGGAGCCCTCAGAACGTGACTGGTGA
- the POLL gene encoding DNA polymerase lambda isoform X2: MEPQGIVKAFPKRKKVRDDSGKSIPPKIPKEEGSEISGEWLKPVTAYVLQAGIGQARAEIFHKQIVQNGGVIRNQLSSEVTHVIVAEDMDCDRAFRLLKLTKLPSGLQLVKASWLSACIRDQKLLSTAGYGVFIPRRYLEEEELQKEQQQVLRGEEIQPPAEEGAVKPNTEAEVGNSSQRGLGTLGRQQLAEKISDDEDSEGEDASVTQGDLEALISGRYPVKSSEETSDSSSAVAQPASKWVCAHSSNSKKDNHNQCITEKLEVLAKAYSVQGDKWRALGYAKAINALKSYHKPVTSYQEACKIPGIGKRMAEKILEILESGHLRKLDHISESVPVLELFSNIWGAGVKTAQMWYQQGFRTLDDIRTKATLTSQQAVGLKHYTDFLERMPREEAAEIEQTVRQAALALKPGLVCVACGSYRRGKPTCGDVDVLVTHPDGQSHRGVFSKLLDSLHRSGFLTDDLVSQEDNGDQKKYLGVCRLPGPAQHHRRLDIIVVPYSEFACALLYFTGSAHFNRSMRALAKTKGMSLSEHALSTAVVRGPGGVKVASGHTLPTPTERDVFIQLGLPYREPSERDW, from the exons ATGGAGCCACAAGGGATTGTCAAAGCCTTTCCCAAGAGGAAGAAGGTGAGGGATGACTCAGGGAAAAGCATCCCTCCAAAGATCCCAAAAGAGGAAGGATCAGAGATATCTGGGG AATGGCTGAAACCAGTCACTGCCTACGTGTTGCAAGCTGGCATTGGCCAAGCCAGGGCAGAGATCTTCCACAAGCAGATTGTCCAGAATGGCGGTGTTATACGCAACCAGCTTTCCTCAGAGGTGACACACGTCATTGTGGCTGAAGACATGGACTGTGATCGGGCCTTTCGTCTCCTTAAATTAACCAAGCTACCTTCAGGGTTGCAGCTAGTGAAGGCATCCTGGCTAAGTGCTTGCATCAGAGACCAGAAGCTGCTGAGTACCGCCGGCTATGGTGTCTTTATCCCTCGCAG GTACCTGGAGGAGGAAGAActacagaaagagcagcagcaggtcctgaGAGGTGAAGAGATCCAGCccccagcagaggagggagcagtGAAACCAAATACTGAAGCAGAGGTTGGGAATTCTTCGCAGCGAGGCCTGGGTACCCTTGGACGTCAGCAGCTGGCTGAG AAAATCTCTGATGATGAAGACAGTGAAGGAGAAGATGCTAGTGTCACCCAGGGAGATCTGGAAGCTTTGATTTCTGGCCGCTACCCTGTGAAATCATCGGAGGAGACCAGTGACAGCTCTTCTGCGGTGGCCCAGCCTGCCAGCAAGTGGGTTTGTGCCCATTCATCCAACAGCAAGAAGGATAATCACAACCAGTGCATTACAGAGAAGCTGGAAGTGCTGGCAAAGGCCTATTCTGTCCAGGGGGACAAGTGGAGAGCTCTGGGCTATGCCAAAGCCATCAATGCACTCAAGAGCTACCACAAACCAGTCACGTCCTACCAg GAAGCCTGTAAAATCCCTGGGATTGGGAAGCGAATGGCAGAGAAGATCCTGGAGATCTTGGAGAGTGGGCACCTGCGCAAGCTGGATCACATCAGTGAGAGTGTGCCTGTGCTGGAGCTGTTTTCCAACATCTGGGGAGCGGGAGTCAAGACAGCTCAGATGTGGTACCAGCAG GGTTTCCGGACACTGGATGATATCCGCACCAAGGCGACTCTCACCAGCCAGCAAGCTGTGGGGCTGAAGCACTACACGGATTTTCTGGAGCGCATGCCTCGGGAGGAAGCTGCAGAAATAGAACAGACC GTCAGACAAGCTGCCCTGGCCCTGAAGCCCGGGCTCGTGTGTGTGGCATGTGGCTCCTACCGTCGGGGGAAGCCCACCTGTGGAGATGTGGATGTGCTGGTCACTCACCCAGATGGGCAGTCTCACCGTGGAGTGTTCAGCAAGCTGCTTGACAGCCTCCACAGGAGCG GCTTCCTTACAGATGACCTGGTGAGTCAGGAGGACAACGGAGATCAGAAGAAGTACCTGGGGGTGTGCCGCCTCCCTGGACCAGCCCAGCATCACCGACGGCTTGACATCATCGTGGTGCCTTACAGTGAGTTTGCCTGCGCCCTGCTCTACTTCACTGGCTCAGCTCACTTCAACCGCTCCATGCGGGCCCTGGCCAAGACCAAGGGCATGAGCCTCTCGGAGCATGCCCTCAGCACAGCTGTGGTGCGAGGCCCTGGAGGCGTCAAGGTGGCATCTGGCCATACTCTGCCCACCCCTACAGAGAGAGATGTCTTCATTCAGCTGGGGCTGCCTTACCGGGAGCCCTCAGAACGTGACTGGTGA